CATGATGGTGGACCCGGCCAGCGCTGCCGACCAGGTGGAATATGAAGGGACCACCTACTATTTCTGCTCCAACAACTGTGCCGGGAGATTCAAGGCCGATCCCGGCGGTATCCTAACCGGGACGCCAGAAAGGGCCCGCCACCATCCCGAGGACACTCACGAAGGGATCGCCTATGTCTGCCCGATGGACCCGGAGGTGCGGGAATCCCAGCCCGGACCCTGCCCCAAATGCGGCATGGCCCTGGAGCCGGAAACGATGACCACTGCGATGGCCGCCGAATACACCTGCCCGATGCACC
The Candidatus Neomarinimicrobiota bacterium DNA segment above includes these coding regions:
- a CDS encoding YHS domain-containing protein yields the protein MMIEQHYHDPICGMTVTPETAVGTQEWEGTTYGFCSRHCQELFASDPARFAALAAERYPAIFGPGTEEVKREMPDPSGEAPGHTDPVCGMMVDPASAADQVEYEGTTYYFCSNNCAGRFKADPGGILTGTPERARHHPEDTHEGIAYVCPMDPEVRESQPGPCPKCGMALEPETMTTAMAAEYTCPMH